The Rosa rugosa chromosome 3, drRosRugo1.1, whole genome shotgun sequence sequence CCcctattttaattaataaattacatctctctctcagactctctctctctctctcttcgatctattttctctctcctatcccctcaccgatctctctctctctctctctctctctctctctctatttggGTTCGGTTTGTCGGGCCTCCACCATCAAGCCACCGCGCCCACCACTCCACGGTCGATGTCGGGCCTCCACCGCCCCCGCtgtcggaccaccagaggaggacgccatccaactccacgatcccaaaCCCAAGCAGCCTGGATCCAGATCGTGAATCCAGACCCGAGAGGAAGACTGCCCGAACACCGCGCTCCATTCCTTCACCTAACCGTGGTGGCTTCGCTGCCTTGACCCAACGCAGCACCATGGCTCCGGCCACAACTTCACCGTGGAGACCTTGCCGTTATGCAAGCTCTTCCCCGAGCGCTCTATGCATCCCGCTAAGGTCTGCTGAAGCTGACCGGTCTGGAATCAAAGAATACAGACACCGTCAGAAACAAACGAAACTGACCGGAAAAGGACCTGgacggagagagagagtaccaATTTCCAGGAGATGAGTTTGGAAAACTTGAATGCAGCGGAAAATGTCATCGGTTACGAGATGGCGGTGAGTGACAATACGACGCCGTTTGTTCTTTTGACCTAGGAATTTCACAGTGGACCTTTTTGGCCGGATGATCAGTGGGCTAGAGCTTTAGGATTGGAGCCCTTTTCATGAAGGGTCAAGATCAAGTGTACACAAAGTTTTACACATATTTTTATGGGATGAGCCTGGGATGCAGGCTGCTATAGGCGAGGAAGAATTTTttagggtaataatatgattattggaaggtaataatataattattggggcaataatatgattattaggaggcaataatatgtttattgtgggacaataatatgattatttatttggataaacctactaaaacattcaaaattaaaaacatcgtcattttcactaattattgatccccaatgaacttgttattggggggggggcaataatatggttattgggtattattaggaggcaataaattcagacgccggaatccggtcaccaaaccggtagccggattccggagtccggtcactggtcgccggattccggtcaccgatcgccggaTTCCCATCACCGGAGTCAGCGGCCGgtcactggtcaccggagtccgacaaggtggaggatgacttctccctctacgtgagaaagaaggagagggcaaaaaagtcccaaaaaagaataaaaaagaattaattgggtattagggaaataatctcttagagtgttttgggtaaacggggttaaaaaactgttagggagcaagtgggcaatttttaagctgaaattgggtaaatgatcatttcccctagtTTTTTTATTCGTCGAAAGTAGCTTTTTTGTTCGTTGGTAGTAGTTTTTCAATTAATAACAATGGCTGTTTTGACACAATGATATTTtagtaaataatcaaaattaaaaatattttgatatttttataaatataaatatttctTATATTTTGGTGGCTTTGTGAGAGATAAAAATATTAAGCGATCTAGAGAATAAGAAAGTTAATACGGTCTTATATGTGAATTGTCCTAAACCCAAATTATACTGTATTTAATTGGTATAAATAGAGAAGAGAACGGTACATTAGCCAAGttgagcctaaaccctaaagtTTGGACAACAAATATatgctttcttttttttgttatatCCAAAGCTGATCATCACCAATTTTTTTTGCATGATGAATAATTGTGAAACTCATAAACTTCTTAGTTAAGCCTTGATCAATGAACTTACAAAACCATTCAAATTTACGTATAATGGTTCCTATATTCATAGTTGATTCTTACTTGATAGTATTCATGCAAGTACTACTCAACAAGAAAAGCTGCTCTTTATTGATTCAGTGTCTAGCAGTGCAGCTTATTGCATGCCTTTTGGCTAGAGATGTTATGCTTTTGTTGAAGCTTTCTGAGTTTAGTTGGCTTCACAATTTTTCACCCGGGTGCGCATAATCAACACCAAATCGTGTGTAACTATTTCAttttaggactaaattcagtttaccccctccAACTTAGGGGTAAACATCAAGTCAgtccctaaattttttttttaatcaagatcgTCCCTGAAGTTCTGTTTTTCATCATCCGCGTCCAAATCACAAAATTCTCTCCGATCATGACGTCACTTGCCGAGTTGGCCTCGACATGGGCcccacttttcagtttttgggcCTCAGTTTAGATGAAATGTGGAAATTACCCTCCTCTACCCCATACTATTTTCCTcggttcctcctcctcttcttcttctcacttCGCCGTCTCCACCCATTCACGGAGCTCACAGTCCCCGTCGCCATCCCACTTGGCCTCCACCTCTACTACCTCCTCCATCCACAAGCGCAAGCTCGCATCTAAGGACCACGCGCCTCTTCTCCCTCCACCTCTTCTCCGCTTCCATGCTCGACGACGCTCTGACCTCCAGCGACGACCTCGAAACCATCTCAGCACGCGGCAGCGGCCCCGATTCCGACTCATACAATCCATTCCTAAACTTCAAGTTCGAGTTTGTCTTCAGTGGAGACGACGTGGAGGAGGTGGGTTCCGGCGAGCTGGGCATGGGCTAGGCCGTGTTCGATGAGTAGGATTTTGTTGTACGGGGTGGTGGTGTAGGCAGCCATGGTTGTAAAGCACAAGAAGACAAAGacgaagatgatgaagatgaaggtcTCAGATTCGAGCAGCCCCATTTGGCCTTCCACCGACGGGATACCGGCCTCAAAAACTCCCTCAATCAATTTTCCAAGGTAACCCATTTGTAAAGCTTTGATCTTTCTCTTCTGGGTTTCTTTCATTTTAgctaaagtttcaatctttggtTCTGggcttttattttttgtgtaggTTTGCTCAACTATGGAATATGGGTTCTGAATCAGATGACTAAGTATCAGAATTcttatttgttttgtgtttctgTTGGTGGAATATAGTTTCCAGGTGGTTTCTTAAGCACGGGTTTGTTTTTCGAAGTTTGTACCTTGAGTCCTTGACTGAATTTTTATTGAGCCTACAAGGAGCTTTTGGGATCAGATTTGTGATCGACAGAGATGAATGCTTCTCTCATAATGTTTTGTATGAAGGAGATATTGTCCACGTTGAGTTGAGTTGCTCAGCTATGGAATCTGAGTTGAGTTGCCAGCATGTACATGTACAGCGCGTTGCTTCTTGGAGGTAGAGCAGAAATCTGGTTTTAATGGTAAAGGCGAATTGAATTCTGGTTTTGATGATTTGGGTGGCGAAGGTGAAGTGAAATCTGGTTTTATGGTTTGGGTGGTGGGGGGATGCCTCAGAGAGTGGGTTTGGGGAGATTGGGAGATgagggagaggagagagtgTGTAGTCGGAGACTGGTTTTGATGGTGAAGAGATTGAGAGCGGGAAGTGAGGTAGGAGAGGAGGGTTGTGTTGCGCTCATGGTGGCGGTTGAGCGGAGCTGCGAAGGGATTTGTGTAACCCCAAAGGGGGTTGTGGGATGTAGGAGAggaggagggaggagagaggagagaggagaggatcAGAGGAGGGTAATTTCGACATTTCATCTAAATTGAGgcccaaaaactgaaaagtgggGCCCCATGTCGGGGCCAACTCAGCAAGTGATGTCATGATCGGAGAGAATTTTGTGATTTGGACGCGGATGATGAAAAACAGAACTTCAGGGAcgatcttgattaaaaaaaaattttagggACTGACTTGATGTTTACCCCTAGTTggagggggtaaactgaatttagtcattCATTTTAAATCAACGCCAACGTATGAATGGAGATGTGAGAGAGTTGAAGGTATAATGAGTAATTTATTGTCTATATTTGAATTACATGAATAAGGTTATTTTAGAAATTTAAAGAGATCGAGCTTAATTAGTGAGCATACCTTTTAAtctaaatattaaaaaaatagaaattatgaGTAGACccgtaaatggaccggattttgatccggacccgctctagatccgtggctattggacgggtttggatcgaaaattttgatccgttgatccgttaatgatccgaatccgttaacccgtttatttaacggatcaaatacggatttaggtcgatccgatccgttaatgatccgacccgtttttgtaataataaaatattatttgttattaatatattattattttttaaaaatataaaatataaaatatgaagaatttctaatacaaattttttgtagaaaatctaagggacagtccaccacccaagattccaagaagcattaagaattttgataacgTAATTATACTTTTGGTGATagttttcatgttgttttaatattttattaatatcttatgaggtataatgatataaatttaatattactatttaaaatatttgaaattataaacgggtcggattagcggatcgggtatcgttaatccggcggatacggatttggatcgagctatcaatgatccgccaggttaacggagcgggtttggatcgaatttttttttaagtaaacgaatttggatttaggtcgatccgatccatttacaggtctaattATGAGAGGTCCAGTAAGAAATTTAGAGTTTCTCATAGAAAATCTCAAAATGGAATAAAGAGATAACTCTCACATCATATTATATATGGACATTTCTTTTTGGTTGTGGGAGAGTTCCCGAAAATTTTCTTTTAGCTCTTTCTTATTCAATCTTATTATTAAAACCGGGCAGTACGTACTGCCGTACTGGTATTGCTATTCCCAGTTTTCTTTTTTCCAGCTCGTGTGTAGTAAACCTTGGTTAATTTCCTTTCATTGTACAGTTGGGCTTCATGGCTAGCTCGtgtattttgttttttccttcgaGTTCTGGGTATTTGCCCTTGAGGCCCAGGTTTGTGTAAGCTGTGTTGACTTCTGACTTAATGAAGTGTAATATTCAAaccaaaaagaataaaaaacctATAATTAATAATACATTCTAGGAATATTCTTTTTAACTACAAAATACCAGGTTGGGTATGAGACGAATTCCTGATTAGAGTTGTGCTAGGATTTGTTTCCCTAATATCCTATAAATTTAATCACAACCTACAACAAAATAATCAGAGAGAGTGAGATCGAGAGAAATTCAAAACCTCACACATGGCAAATGACCAGGACCAGCCGCAGCTGGAAGTTCTTACCATGCTTGATGCCGCCAAAACACAATTCTACCACTTCAGAGCGGTGGTCATCTCCGGCATGGGATTCTTCACAGATTCCTACGACCTTTTCTGCATTTCCCTCGTCACCAAACTCCTCGGTCGAATCTACTACACCGTCCCGGGGTCCCCTAAACCCGGCAGTCTCCCTCCTAACGTGGCCGCCGCCGTCAACGGAGTCGCCCTCTGCGGCACCCTCGCTGGCCAGCTATTCTTCGGCTGGCTCGGCGATAAGCTCGGCCGCAAATGCGTCTATGGCATAACCCTAATGCTCATGGTGGGCTGCTCCCTCTTCTCCGGCCTCTCCTTCGGCAGCTCCCCCACCTCCGTCATGGCCACCCTCTGCTTCTTCCGCTTCTGGCTCGGCTTCGGCATCGGAGGCGACTACCCACTCTCCGCCACCATCATGGCGGAGTACTCCAACAAAAAGACCCGCGGCGCGTTTATTGCCGCTGTCTTTGCCATGCAAGGGTTTGGGATTTTGGCCGGAGGAATGGTGGCTATCATAGTTTCAACTATCTTCCGTGCGCTTTATCCCGCGCAACCGTACTCGGTGAACCCCACCGGGTCCATCCCTGCTGAGGTCGACTACGTATGGAGGATCATTCTCATGTTCGGAGCTCTTCCGGCGGCGCTTACCTATTACTGGCGAAGAAAAATGCCGGAGACCCCTCGCTACACTGCCTTGGTGGCCAAGGATGGAGCCAAAGCTTGTGAAGACATGTCCAAAGTCCTAAACGTCGACATAAAAGAGCAAAAAGTAGTGCAGAGCAAGGCGACGTCGTTTGGTCTGTTTTCCAAGGAGTTCATGAGGCGACATGGTTTACATTTACTGGGAACAGCCGCTTGTTGGTTCTTGCTGGACATTGCTTACTACAGCCAAAACCTTTTCCAGAAGGACATTTTCAGCGCCGTGGGGTGGCTGCCCTCTGCAAAGTCCATGAGTGCCCTTGATGAGCTTTTCAAGATCGCTAGggcacaaaccctaattgctcTTTGCGGAACTGTCCCCGGCTATTGGGTCACTGTGTTTCTGATCGACCGCATCGGACGATTCCTTATTCAGCTGATTGGGTTCTTTTTCATGACTGCTTTCATGTTTGTTTTGGCATTTGGGTACCAGCATTGGATTCAGCCGGAGAACAACATTGGGTTTATTGTGATTTATGGGCTGACATTTTTCTTTGCCAATTTCGGACCTAATAGCACCACATTTGTTGTGCCGGCCGAGATTTTTCCAGCAAGGTTTCGGTCCACTTGTCATGGGATTTCGGCGGCTTTCGGCAAGGCAGGTGCGATTGTTGGAGCTTTTGGGTTCTTGTATGCGTCGCAGAATCAAGACAAGGCTAAGACTGATGCAGGGTTTCCGGCTGGAATTGGAATGAAGAATTCTCTGTTGGTGCTTGCAGTGATCAATATCATAGGGTTGTTATTTACGTTCTTGGTTCCTGAATCCAAGGGAAAATCCCTCGAGGAGATGTCAAGGGAGAATGAACAACAAGAACAAGTAGGTGATCTTGAAAACCAAGTTAAGGCTATTGTTTAGGATTACATTTTGTCCTAGCTTATAGTTTTCCTTTCTGAATTTAAGGATGTTCTTAATTAGAGTCTCTAGGAACAATGCATTATTCTTGTTGAGATGTAATATGAAGATGCAGTGCAAACTGTATCAATATATGTTATTCCAAGGTGCTTTGATTATTTATGCAGAAGAAGTTATTTCTTATACTAAGAAAAACGACAATAACTGTTATCATAATTCATAAAAGCAATTGCGAAAAGTGGAAAACAAACAAGTTAAACAAACAAATGCTACGAGGAAATAACATTTAGGTTTTgggtgggtgtgtgtgtttggtggagtggtaaggctttggtctcatatataagaggtcaggagttcgagccccatcaagagtgggaatggggtggggtttttttttttttaaaaaaaaaaaaaaaaaaaaaacattacgGTTTTGGGTACTGAAGTATGGATCTGGTTTCTCTAAAGTTAGAGAAACGTGAATTTTAATTATGTCAATTTTATAAATCATATGCCATATCATCTAATTTCATAAAATCATATGCCACATCATCTAACTTCTAAAATTTTTGTTTTGACCTACAAACTGCCGTTTGAAATTACAATCGCTGTTCTCTTCATCgtaaggaagaaaaaaaattgacgCCTCCTTTCACTCACGATCCATCTGCTCTAGTTCGCTCTTATGTTTCtcatttccttctctttttctcttcctctgccatgaAGACAATTATTTTTTCAGATTTTAATTTCTATGGTTGTTCTTTGTGTTGATATAGTTCTAGTAATTGTGATGTGATTTGTGGTTTTCATCTTTGAATAATCAAGGCTGACAAATTGTTCAGTAAGAAAGATTTCAATTTGTGACTACCCATTTGAATCAGAAGGTTGCTTTGCTGTTATTTTTCTACTATATATGCATTCTCTTGCATGTTGATTTTTGATTCCGCATATGATGAGCTTGTAATTGGCTTTACTAGGTAGCTTCCCCTTAATCATCTTTTTCATTATTTGTTTATGCTTTGATTTCTACCTTAATTAGAATTGAATTAAGCAAGGAACCAAAGAGTATCAATGAGATTGAAATTGGCGGAGGAAGAGAGTTAGAGAGATGAGGACGCCTAGTTTTTGTGTTTGGTGGAAAGACTAACGACGAATGTTTAGATTAGTATGTGTTTCAAAATATTGTATGTTAATGTGGCAATCATCTCAGCCATTAGATAACTTAAAATGATAGGATTTTATGAAATTAACGTAAATTCACGCTTTCTAAATTTAGAGGAGCCAAATCCCTAGAGTATAACTTCAATCAGACAATTAGAGCCCATTAAAAGTATTTGAGGTGGCACAACTTGGGCTTGTGTGCCGTGGCGCGGGCAAATGAACATGGTCGCAATTGTTGGAAATGATCTTGCATGAAGGAGTAATCGTGAGTAATTATTCTATGGTACTTTTCCTGCATGAAGACCCAGCCAATTAATTCAGGTATACAATTAGTAGCCTAGTAGGAGCCAGTCAATACAATTATTAGAACATAATTACGATTATAGCTATGTGTGGTTAACAGTTCTATTTATAGACAAAAGTATATCGTCATAATAGGAATAGATTATCGGAAACTGGTACTTCTTTATATTCTTGGACGAGTTTTAGATCGAAACTTCACTATTAAACAAATGCTTGAATGTGAATTGTCATGTGCCAAAATGCACTGCCATATCAAAAAATATTATGAGATTTTATGCGTGGGAggggatttttattttttatttttttatagataAATAGTCCATCTATAAATAACTAAGAGAGAAAATATATAAACGACTAACCCATATAAGATTCTTGTAAATCAAAAGAGCCATTATATAGATCAAGtgacaaaacaaaaacagaccCTCGAAATTCCACGGGAGTGCTAATTAATTAGAAACTACTAACACAGTTCTGGACTTTTGGCGATAACTGATATGTTGTGGTTTGAACATCTTCAAATTGTCTTGGTTAAGTTTTGATATCCCATTAATTCTTTTTGAAATAATAATGAAAAATGTGAACAATTAAAGTGTTTCGTTTCAACCTTTATCGCCATAAACCAAGTTGATAAAGGGAAATCAGTGCATGCATGATGAAAATTTTCGACCATGCATATCTGCTAGTGATGAACTTCAAGAACCTTATTGAGTTATTCTGTGTGGCTGAAAACCAATGAATTAAATTGAGTTTGAATCAGTTCAACATATATAGAATAGCACCATATATAGCAATTAAAACCCTCTATTCGATCTCCAACGATACTCGAGCTAAACTATTAACCCCTAAAGGCTAAAAGCATTGGTGGTTTGAATTAGTTCGATCAACCTACCACAATCAAAGGCATCAAGCTAGCTAGCAAGATTCAAGCTGCTGATGGTCCAGTTGTGCTGGGTTCCTATATATGAACAGGGGTTGAATTTAGATCAGTCTGAACCTTATTATACATATCACAGGCTTTCTGAGCTGTGACACATGCCTTCTCCTCTTGTAGATAGAAAAAGGTTCAATAATGAAAACTAGCTTCAACCTATGGCAAAGCTAGCAAGTTTCTGCGAGTGAGAGTACGGAATATATAACAACACATATAGGTCCCTAGCTGCCTGCCCTAAAAACTTTGCAAATGGACCACCACAG is a genomic window containing:
- the LOC133737853 gene encoding probable inorganic phosphate transporter 1-2, which codes for MANDQDQPQLEVLTMLDAAKTQFYHFRAVVISGMGFFTDSYDLFCISLVTKLLGRIYYTVPGSPKPGSLPPNVAAAVNGVALCGTLAGQLFFGWLGDKLGRKCVYGITLMLMVGCSLFSGLSFGSSPTSVMATLCFFRFWLGFGIGGDYPLSATIMAEYSNKKTRGAFIAAVFAMQGFGILAGGMVAIIVSTIFRALYPAQPYSVNPTGSIPAEVDYVWRIILMFGALPAALTYYWRRKMPETPRYTALVAKDGAKACEDMSKVLNVDIKEQKVVQSKATSFGLFSKEFMRRHGLHLLGTAACWFLLDIAYYSQNLFQKDIFSAVGWLPSAKSMSALDELFKIARAQTLIALCGTVPGYWVTVFLIDRIGRFLIQLIGFFFMTAFMFVLAFGYQHWIQPENNIGFIVIYGLTFFFANFGPNSTTFVVPAEIFPARFRSTCHGISAAFGKAGAIVGAFGFLYASQNQDKAKTDAGFPAGIGMKNSLLVLAVINIIGLLFTFLVPESKGKSLEEMSRENEQQEQVGDLENQVKAIV